A section of the Camelus dromedarius isolate mCamDro1 chromosome 14, mCamDro1.pat, whole genome shotgun sequence genome encodes:
- the P3R3URF gene encoding PIK3R3 upstream open reading frame protein, with protein sequence MGPSQLIRAPRPRGLSSSHRRPGVGWPRPRFPRMFKCSRRKYRQKPQGPAATTTATNLATMATGTNRTHTVTTRVWILPSQVLRHLCQPGSFLIL encoded by the exons ATGGGGCCATCTCAGCTCATTCGTGCCCCTCGGCCCCGGGGCTTAAGTTCCTCCCACCGCAGGCCAGGTGTAGGTTGGCCTCGGCCCCGGTTTCCCAGGATGTTCAAGTGTAGCCGCAGAAAGTACCGGCAGAAACCCCAAGGCCCAGCTGCCACCACAACAGCGACCAATCTTGCCACCATGGCCACGGGTACTAACAGAACCCACACTGTCACCACCAGGGTGTGGATCCTTCCATCACAAG ttCTCAGACACCTCTGTCAACCTGGCAGCTTTCTGATCCTTTAG